The following is a genomic window from Miltoncostaea oceani.
CGACGGCACCATCACCATCGAGATGCACTTCCTGCCCGACGTCTACGTGCCCTGCGAGGTGTGCGGCGGCAAGCGCTACAACCGCGAGACCCTCGCGGTGCGGTACGGCGGGCGCACCATCCACGAGGTGCTGGAGCTGAGCATCGAGGAGGCCGTCGGGGTCTTCTCGGCCGTCCCCAAGATCCACCGGCGCCTGCAGACGCTCCACGACGTCGGCCTCGACTACGTCCGCCTCGGCCAGCCGGCGACGACGCTCTCCGGAGGGGAGGCGCAGCGGGTGAAGCTCGCGACCGAGCTGTCGAAGGTCGCCACGGGCCGCACCCTCTACGTCCTCGACGAACCCACCACGGGTTTGCACTTCGCCGACATCGAGAAGCTGCTGGAGGTCCTGCAGCGCCTCGTCGACCAGGGGAACACCGTCGTCGTCATCGAGCACAACCTCGACGTCATCAAGTGCGCCGACCACGTCATCGACCTGGGGCCCGAGGGCGGGTCGGGTGGCGGGTCGCTGATCGCGTCGGGACCCCCCGAGGAGATCGCCGCGACCCCCGGGTCGCACACCGGCGAGTACCTCCGCCCGATCCTGCTGGCCGCACCCACCGAGGAGCGGCTGGTCGGGGCGGGCGGTCGATGACCACCGGGGCCCGCGCCCGCGCGCAGTTCGGCGCCGAGACCGACGACGGGGGACGGTTCGTCCGGCAGGGGAGCCGCTTCCGCGACCACGTGACGGCCGACGGGTCGTCGGGGTTCATGGCCGCCCCGGGCCGCTACCACCTCTACGTGTCCCTCGCGTGCCCGTGGGCGCACCGCACCATCATCGTGCGCCACCTCAAGCGGCTCGAGGACGTCGTGACGATGTCCGTCGTCGACCCGGTCCGCGACGGGCGGGGCTGGGCGTTCCGGCCGGGCCGCGGGCACGGCCCCGACCCCGTCAACGGGTTCGCGTTCCTGTCGGAGGCCTACGCGGCCTCGGACCCCGGCTTCTCGGGGCGCGTCACGGTGCCGGTGCTGTGGGACCGCGAGACCGGCCGGATCGTCAACAACGAGTCCGCCGACGTCATCCGCATGCTCAACAGCGCCTGGGACGAATGGGGCGACGCCTCCGTCGACCTCTACCCGGCGGACCTGCGCGACGAGATCGACGCCGTCAACCACGTCGTCTACGAGACCGTCAACAACGGGGTCTACCGCGCCGGCTTCGCGACCACGCAGGAGGCGTACGAGGAGGCCTTCGACGCCCTCTTCGCGACGCTCGCCGACATCGACCGCCGCCTCGGGTCGCAGCGCTACCTCGCGGGCGACCGCATCACCGAGGCGGACTGGCGGCTCTTCACGACGCTCGTGCGGTTCGACGCCGTCTACGTGCTGCACTTCAAGTGCAACCTGCGGCGCATCGTCGACCACCCGAACCTCTGGCCGTACCTGCGCGAGCTGTACCAGGTCCCCGGGGTCGCGGAGACGGTGGACATGGACCACATCAAGCGCCACTACTACCTGACGCACGACTCGATCAACCCGACCGGCATCGTCCCCAGGGGACCGGAGCTCGACCTCACGCAGCCGCACGGCCGCGGCTAGACCGCCCGGATGCTGGCGCTGGCGCTCGGCCTCGTGTCGAGCGTGTCCTGGGGGATCGCGGACTTCCTCGGCGGGGTGGCGAGCCGCCGCGCCGCCGCCCTCACCGTCGTCGCCCTGTCGCAGGGCGTCGGCCTGCTGCTCGCCCTCGTGGTCGTCGCGGCGACGCGCACCGGGCCGCCGCCGGCCGAGGACATGCTGCTGGGCGTCGCCGCCGGCATCAGCGGCGTCATCGGCCTCGTCGCGTTCTACCGCGGCATGGCCGTCGGCAGCATCAGCATCATCGCCCCGATCAGCGCCCTCGGGGCGCTCGTCCCCCTCGCCGTCGACCTCGTCGCGGGACGCACGCCCGGCACCCTCGCGCTCGTCGGGATGGTCGTCGCCCTCGCCGGGGCGAGCCTGGCCGCCCGGGCGCCGGGGCCGGCGTCGCGGCGCGGGATCGGCCTGGCGCTCGTCGCGGCGGTGGGGTTCGGCGGCTTCTTCGCCCTGCTCGGCGAGGCGGCGTCCGAGAGCGCGCTCTGGGGCCTCACCGCCGCGCGCCTCGGGTCGGTCCCGCTCGCGCTCGCGGCGATCCTGGTGGTCGGCCCCGGCGTCGCCCTCGCCGGCCGGACGATCGCGATGGTCTGCGCCGCCGGGGTCCTCGACGCGAGCGCGAACATGCTGTTCGCCCTCGGCAGCCAGCGGGGCCTGGTCTCGGTCGTCGCCGTCGTCGGCTCCCTCTACCCGGTGATGACGGTGGTGCTCGCGGGGTCGCTCCTCGACGAGCGGCTGAGCCGCCTGCAGGCGGCCGGGGCGGTCCTCGCGCTCGGCGGGGTGGTGCTGATCGCCGCGGGCTGAGGGGGGACGGACGACCCGGGGGGCCGGCCGGCGGGGCTCGGCTAGGCTGGAGGACGGGGCGGTTCCGCTCCACCGGAGAGGAGCACCCCGTTGGCCGAGATCCGCCCGTTCCCACGCCGCCCCGGCCCCGGCCGGCCACGCGCGTCGTGGCTCGTTCCCGCCGCCGTCGTCGTGGTCGCGGCCCTGGTGGTCGCCTACATCGTCCTGCGGCTCTGGGCGCACATCACGATCTCCTCGGCGTTCTTCGACGCCCTCGGCATGGGCGGCGCGTACTCGACGCTGATCCGCACGTCGTTCCTCCTGAGCGCCGCCGGCGTCGTCGGCGCCCTCGTGCTGGCCCTCCCGCTCGGCCTGGTCCTGGGGCGCCGCGTCGGGCTGCTGCCCGTCCGCCGCATCGGCTGGATCGCGGGCGGCGCGGTGTTCGTGATCGGGCTCCTGGTGCTGGTGCCGTCGCTGATCGGCCAGCGCGACGCGCTGCTCGCGGCGGGTGAGGCGGTCCCCTTCGGCAAGACCGACCCGGTCTTCGGACGGGACGTCAGCTTCTTCGTCTTCACCGCACCGGTCGTCGCCGACCTGGCGGGACTCGCGCTCGGGGCCCTGATCGTCCCCCTCCTCACCCTCGCCGGGGTCGTCGTCTTCGCGACGGCCGTCGAGGGGCCGCTCGGCGTCGCGCAGCGCCTGCTCTCCCGCGCGGGCACCCTCGCCGCCGTCTACGGCGGCCTCGCGTTGATCGCCCTCGCCGTGCTCACCTGGTTCCGGCGCTACGAGGCCGTCCACACCGGTGGTGAGCTGATCGCGGGCGCGGGCCGCGCGACCCGCGACGTGGGGATCCCCACCACCACCGTCGCGGCCGTGGTGATCGGCCTCCTCGGCGTCGCGCTGTTCGCGCTGGCCTTCGCGCCGGTGCGGCGCCGCCTCGCCGGCACCCGCACGATGACCATCATCCGGGCGGGCATCGTCGTGCTCGGCGTCGTCGTCGTCGCCCTCGTGGTGCTGGCGACGCCGTGGTGGCTGGTGCTCGTGATCCCGCTGATCCCCCTCGCCCTCGCGGCCCGGCCGACCGGCCAGCTCACCCGCGCGGTCAACCAGCAGGCCGCGCAGGCCCTGCGCGGCAACGACGCCCCGCTGCGGATCCCGACCTGGGCCTACGGCGCCGCCGCCGCCGGCCTGTCGGTGGCGCTGCTGATCCTCGCCCCGATCGGCACCGCGATCTACGACGCCGTCGGGCTGCGCGGCTCGACGCTGCAGGTCGAGCGGGAGAACATCCAGGCGACCCTCGAGTCCACCCGCACCGCCGCGGGCCTGGACGGCATCGAGACGTCCCGGGCCGAGTACCGGCGGGGCGGGGTGAGCCGCGAGGCGATCGACGCCGCCCCCGCGTCCGTCGGGTCGCTGCGCTTCCTCGACCTCGAGGCCGCCCTCGCGGCGTGCCGCCGCCTGCAGGCGGTCAACCGCTACTACACGTGCCAGGACGCCGACCTCGACCGCTACGAGCGCGACGGGCAGAAGCAGACCCTGTTCGTGTTCGGCCGCGAGGTCGACTACGGCGCCATCGCCGACTTCCAGCGGCGCCACTTCTCCTTCACCCACGGGCGCGGCATCGCGATGGCCCCCGTGAACCAGATCGACGCGTCCGGCCGCCCGTCGTTCGTGGTCGGCGGGCTCCCCGTGCGCGGGCTCGACCCGGCGCTGGAGCGCCCCGAGATCTACCACGGCGCCCAGCCGGACATGCCGTTCGCCGTCGTGAACACCGACCAGCCCGACGGCTTCACCGACGAGCGCCCGCCCACCTGGGAGGGCGCCGGCATCGACGTCGAGGACAACCGCCTCGCGCTGACCCTGGAGCTCGGCGGGCTGCCGTACCTCGGTGGCGGGCGGCAGATCTGGAACGCCCTGTCCCGCGTCGAGACCGCCGACGCCCAGCTCCTCATACACCGCGACCTGACGAGCCGCCTCGACCGCCTCGCCCCGTTCCTCTCGCTCGACGACGACCCGTGGTTCGTCGCCGAGGGCGGCCGCATGTACGTGATGCAGAACGCGTACACGCGGACCGACCGGTACCCGTACGCCGCGCAGTTCGACGGGACCTCGTACCAGCGCCACGCGGTCACCGCGGTCATGGACGCCTACTCCGGCGAGACGCGGCTGTACGTGATGGACGAGGAGGACCCCGTCATCGCCACGTGGCGGGCGGTGTACCCCGAGCTGTTCACCGACCGCGCCCAGATGCCCGCCGGCATCGCCGCCCACCTGCGGTACGGCGAGGACCAGTTCGACTACCAGGCCGCGGCGCTCAACCGGTTCCACGTCACCGACGTCGACCGCTTCTTCGCGAACGACGACGCGTGGGCGTCGACGGTGGAGACGACCGGCCGGGGCACGGAGGGCCGCCGGATCATCTCGCCGGCCCGCTACAGCTACGCCGTGCTGCCGGGGGAGTCGGAGGAGCGCTTCCTGCTGTTGCGCTACTTCAAGCCCGCCACGGAGGGCCGCGGCATCGCCTTCTCCGCCTGGCTGACCGCCGAGAGCGAACCCGACCGGTTCGGTCAGCTCCGCCTGCTGCGGTTCGACGTGGCCGAGGACGCCCTCGACTCGGTCGACACGTTCGTGGCCAGCGTCGCCCGCGACTCGGAGCTCTCGGCCCAGATCGGCCTGCGACGCGACCAGGTCCTCCGCGGCAACACGATCGTCGTGCCGATCGGGGAGGGCCTGCTCTACGTGCAGCCGCTCTACCTCGACACGTCCGCCGACAGCCTGCCGACGCTGTGGCAGGTCGTCGT
Proteins encoded in this region:
- a CDS encoding DMT family transporter, yielding MLALALGLVSSVSWGIADFLGGVASRRAAALTVVALSQGVGLLLALVVVAATRTGPPPAEDMLLGVAAGISGVIGLVAFYRGMAVGSISIIAPISALGALVPLAVDLVAGRTPGTLALVGMVVALAGASLAARAPGPASRRGIGLALVAAVGFGGFFALLGEAASESALWGLTAARLGSVPLALAAILVVGPGVALAGRTIAMVCAAGVLDASANMLFALGSQRGLVSVVAVVGSLYPVMTVVLAGSLLDERLSRLQAAGAVLALGGVVLIAAG
- a CDS encoding glutathione S-transferase family protein, with the protein product MTTGARARAQFGAETDDGGRFVRQGSRFRDHVTADGSSGFMAAPGRYHLYVSLACPWAHRTIIVRHLKRLEDVVTMSVVDPVRDGRGWAFRPGRGHGPDPVNGFAFLSEAYAASDPGFSGRVTVPVLWDRETGRIVNNESADVIRMLNSAWDEWGDASVDLYPADLRDEIDAVNHVVYETVNNGVYRAGFATTQEAYEEAFDALFATLADIDRRLGSQRYLAGDRITEADWRLFTTLVRFDAVYVLHFKCNLRRIVDHPNLWPYLRELYQVPGVAETVDMDHIKRHYYLTHDSINPTGIVPRGPELDLTQPHGRG
- a CDS encoding UPF0182 family protein → MAEIRPFPRRPGPGRPRASWLVPAAVVVVAALVVAYIVLRLWAHITISSAFFDALGMGGAYSTLIRTSFLLSAAGVVGALVLALPLGLVLGRRVGLLPVRRIGWIAGGAVFVIGLLVLVPSLIGQRDALLAAGEAVPFGKTDPVFGRDVSFFVFTAPVVADLAGLALGALIVPLLTLAGVVVFATAVEGPLGVAQRLLSRAGTLAAVYGGLALIALAVLTWFRRYEAVHTGGELIAGAGRATRDVGIPTTTVAAVVIGLLGVALFALAFAPVRRRLAGTRTMTIIRAGIVVLGVVVVALVVLATPWWLVLVIPLIPLALAARPTGQLTRAVNQQAAQALRGNDAPLRIPTWAYGAAAAGLSVALLILAPIGTAIYDAVGLRGSTLQVERENIQATLESTRTAAGLDGIETSRAEYRRGGVSREAIDAAPASVGSLRFLDLEAALAACRRLQAVNRYYTCQDADLDRYERDGQKQTLFVFGREVDYGAIADFQRRHFSFTHGRGIAMAPVNQIDASGRPSFVVGGLPVRGLDPALERPEIYHGAQPDMPFAVVNTDQPDGFTDERPPTWEGAGIDVEDNRLALTLELGGLPYLGGGRQIWNALSRVETADAQLLIHRDLTSRLDRLAPFLSLDDDPWFVAEGGRMYVMQNAYTRTDRYPYAAQFDGTSYQRHAVTAVMDAYSGETRLYVMDEEDPVIATWRAVYPELFTDRAQMPAGIAAHLRYGEDQFDYQAAALNRFHVTDVDRFFANDDAWASTVETTGRGTEGRRIISPARYSYAVLPGESEERFLLLRYFKPATEGRGIAFSAWLTAESEPDRFGQLRLLRFDVAEDALDSVDTFVASVARDSELSAQIGLRRDQVLRGNTIVVPIGEGLLYVQPLYLDTSADSLPTLWQVVVSLGDGRIYSGSSFPQALERALTAQSPGGGGAAGEGDGTGPPEALPTDVRELVRRAGAAYDAYRTAWNAGDYEEAARRLEEFEQLLQRAREQTGTG